In Mercurialis annua linkage group LG6, ddMerAnnu1.2, whole genome shotgun sequence, the following are encoded in one genomic region:
- the LOC126686004 gene encoding uncharacterized protein LOC126686004, protein MPDSHTPWDFSCDLEVNFGSEENASIVHTALAVDKELQPDKVKRQMSISGGKLLVHFEAVEARFLRASFSAFTDVLTLATKTIEEFGIGMKL, encoded by the exons ATGCCAGACTCTCACACCCCATGGGATTTCAGCTG TGACTTGGAAGTGAATTTTGGGTCTGAGGAGAATGCTTCCATTGTCCATACAGCTTTAGCTGTTGATAAAGAG CTGCAACCAGATAAAGTCAAAAGGCAGATGTCAATCTCTGGTGGAAAGTTGTTAGT GCACTTTGAGGCGGTGGAAGCGAGATTTCTTCGAGCATCATTCTCTGCCTTCACAGATGTCCTTACTCTTGCAACAAAAACAATTGAAGAATTTGGGATCGGAATGAAATTATGA
- the LOC126685996 gene encoding kelch repeat-containing protein At3g27220-like — MVRIQLKPKSSSATTRLVLVCVGLLGFGVIADFLWASSSYKLSNLVNFDNSVIVPVNHHKPVQDEAGKEKEKKDSNKKKVPERFLAATFADLPAPELKWEKMATAPVPRLDGAAIQIKNLLYVFAGYGTIDYVHSHVDIFNFTDNTWGERFDMPKEMAHSHLGMVTDGRYIYVVNGQYGPQCRGPTSHTFVLDTETKQWTNMPPLPVPRYAPATQLWRGRLHVMGGSKENRHTPGLEHWSIAVKDGKALEKEWRTEIPIPRGGPHRACVVVNDQLIVIGGQEGDFMAKPGSPIFKCSRRNEVVFGDVYMLDDDMKWKVLPPMPKPDSHIEFAWAVVNNSIVIVGGTTDKHPVTKKMILNGEIFQFNLNTLKWSVIGKLPYRVKTTLVGFWNGHLYFTSGQRDRGPDDPAPRKVLGETWRTKLKLNS; from the exons ATGGTACGGATACAATTGAAGCCGAAATCATCTTCAGCAACAACAAGATTAGTGTTAGTTTGCGTAGGACTGTTAGGGTTTGGTGTCATTGCCGATTTTCTTTGGGCTTCCAGTTCTTATAAATTATCCAATTTGGTTAATTTTGATAATTCCGTAATTGTCCCCGTTAATCATCATAAGCCAGTTCAG GATGAAGCTGGTAAAGAAAAGGAGAAGAAAGATAGCAATAAGAAGAAAGTTCCGGAGAGATTCTTAGCAGCAACATTTGCCGATTTGCCTGCGCCGGAACTGAAATGGGAGAAGATGGCGACTGCGCCTGTGCCTCGTTTGGACGGTGCGGCTATACAGATTAAGAATCTTCTGTATGTGTTTGCTGGATATGGAACAATAGATTAT GTACACTCACatgttgatatttttaattttactgaTAATACATGGGGAGAAAGATTTGACATGCCTAAAGAAATGGCACATTCACACTTGGGAATGGTAACAGATGGGAGATACATTTATGTTGTCAATGGGCAATATGGTCCACAATGCAGAGGGCCTACATCTCATACATTCGTGTTAGATACCGAGACAAAGCAATGGACGAACATGCCACCTCTACCAGTTCCGAG GTATGCACCAGCTACTCAACTTTGGAGAGGTAGACTCCATGTTATGGGTGGCAGCAAGGAAAATCGACACACTCCAGGATTGGAGCATTGGAGTATTGCTGTAAAAGATGGTAAAGCATTAGAGAAGGAGTGGAGGACAGAGATACCAATACCTCGTGGAGGTCCTCACAG GGCTTGTGTTGTGGTTAATGATCAACTTATTGTCATTGGTGGTCAAGAAGGTGATTTCATGGCCAAACCTGGATCGCCTATTTTCAAGTGCTCGCGCAGGAATGAG GTAGTTTTTGGTGATGTATACATGCTGGATGATGACATGAAGTGGAAAGTTTTACCTCCCATGCCCAAGCCTGATTCCCACATTGAATTTGCTTGGGCGGTGGTCAATAATTCCATTGTAATTGTTGGAGGCACCACAGATAAGCACCCTGTAACTAAAAAGATGATCTTGAATGGTGAAATCTTCCAGTTTAACTTAAACACTTTG AAATGGTCAGTGATAGGAAAACTTCCTTATCGTGTGAAAACTACGTTGGTCGGGTTCTGGAACGGTCACTTGTATTTTACATCCGGACAGCGAGACAGAGGGCCGGATGATCCTGCACCGAGAAAGGTCCTTGGAGAAACGTGGAGAACTAAACTGAAATTGAACTCATAA